The Proteiniphilum propionicum genome contains the following window.
CGGGGATGCTTCGCGAGCCGTTGAAAGGGAAAGACAGGGCATCTATCGTACTGGTTACCAAATGCAATCCTGACATGCAGCCAATCGACTTCAGGATTTACACGAACGGGTTGAACCTGTACCCTTACCAGAAGTTGTTTTTCACATCACTCGATTATGGCACAGTCAGGCCCGTCTTCTCCGAAATCAGGGAAGACCGTTATCTATTGGACGATCTACGAAAGAAGCACGTGTTTCTTGTTACCGGTATTGCTTCACCTCAACCGCTGGTAGAGAAGCTTGAGCATAAGACATACAATCTCTATACGCGTTTTTTCCCCGATCACCATTTTTTCAATGATGCTGATGTGCAATCCATTCGTGAGCAGGTTGAATCATTGGAAGATGATAACAAGATCATTCTCACAACGGAAAAAGATGCCGTACGTTTCAGGGCGTTGCCTTTTCTGGATGAGGAGATAAAAAAAATACTCTATTACATTCCCGTTCGCATAACATTTATAGATGAGAAAGAAAAAGAATCATTTAATAAGAAAATATTAGAACATGTTAGAAGCTATCAAACAAACAGCAGATTATCTGAAGAGTAGAATTGAAGAGATTCCAAACACAGCCATTATTCTGGGTACGGGCCTGGGGGAACTGGTGCATGAGATTGAAGATAAAAATGAAATTTCCTACACCGAAATACCAAATTTCCCGATTTCCACGGTTGAAGGGCACAGCGGGAAACTGATTATAGGCAAGCTTGGCGGCAGAAAGGTGCTGGCCATGCAGGGGCGCTTCCACTACTATGAAGGGTACGATATGAAACAGGTTACTTTTCCTGTTCGCGTCTTCCAGTCCCTGGGTATAGAGTACCTATTTGTTTCCAATGCAGCCGGAGGGATGAACCCCAGTTTCGACATAGGCGATATCATGCTGATTGAAGACCATATAAACATGTTTCCCGAACACCCCCTTCATGGTAAAAACTTCAATGAGCTGGGTACACGCTTCCCAGATATGAGTGAAGCTTACAACAAAGAGTTGCGTCTGATGGCAATGGAGATAGCCAGGGAGAAAAACATCAAACTGCAGCACGGTGTCTACGTCGGTGTGCAGGGACCCACCTTTGAAACACCGGCCGAGTATAATTTTTTCCGCGTAATCGGTGGAGATGCAGTTGGAATGTCAACCGTTCCCGAAGTTATCGTTGCCAACCACGCGAGAATTAAAGTGCTTGCGTTTTCCATTATCACTGACCTGGGCGTAATAGGCAAGATTGTAGAGGTTTCTCACGAGGATGTGCAGGAGGCCGCCAAAATTGCCCAGCCAAAGATGGCGGAGATTATGCG
Protein-coding sequences here:
- a CDS encoding purine-nucleoside phosphorylase, producing the protein MLEAIKQTADYLKSRIEEIPNTAIILGTGLGELVHEIEDKNEISYTEIPNFPISTVEGHSGKLIIGKLGGRKVLAMQGRFHYYEGYDMKQVTFPVRVFQSLGIEYLFVSNAAGGMNPSFDIGDIMLIEDHINMFPEHPLHGKNFNELGTRFPDMSEAYNKELRLMAMEIAREKNIKLQHGVYVGVQGPTFETPAEYNFFRVIGGDAVGMSTVPEVIVANHARIKVLAFSIITDLGVIGKIVEVSHEDVQEAAKIAQPKMAEIMRTIIQRI
- the lpxK gene encoding tetraacyldisaccharide 4'-kinase, producing MGKPSVEFRRSLLPLSWLYKVGVNFRNALFDRKILKQKSFNIPVICVGNITAGGTGKTPHIEYLIKLLSPGYKVAVLSRGYKRSSKGFMIVNTDSKANEAGDEPLQIKLKFPDTLVVVDKNRVNAIEKILSIDKKERPDVILLDDGFQHRYVQPSLSILLVDSNRPVFEDRLLPAGMLREPLKGKDRASIVLVTKCNPDMQPIDFRIYTNGLNLYPYQKLFFTSLDYGTVRPVFSEIREDRYLLDDLRKKHVFLVTGIASPQPLVEKLEHKTYNLYTRFFPDHHFFNDADVQSIREQVESLEDDNKIILTTEKDAVRFRALPFLDEEIKKILYYIPVRITFIDEKEKESFNKKILEHVRSYQTNSRLSEE